From the Candidatus Glassbacteria bacterium genome, the window TGGGCGCTCTGGACAATGTCTGCCCGCTGTGCCAGGGGAGCGGCGTGCTGAGCCCAAACCAGAAAAAACACTGGGACAAGTTCAGCGCAGACCACGAGTTAACCGAATGCGACTCCTGCCACGAAATCCACCTGATCTGTGCCCACCCCGGGAGCGGCGCGGAATGAAAGAATTGGCTACCGGTTTCAGGATATTGGCGCTGGCGGCCTGGACCGCTGCGTTGGTGGGGAACGCCCACGGCGAAATCGTGCGCGCATTTGTAAGTATCCCGCCGCAGCTCGAGTTCGTGCGGAAAATCGGCGGTGACCGCGTAGCGGTGGAGGTCCTGCTGGCCCGGGGCCAGAGTCCGCATTCGTTCGATCCGCCGCCGCGGACTGTGGCCCGGCTGGGCGAGTCGAGGTTTTTTTTCCGGGCCGGCGTGCCCTACGAGGACCGTCTGGCTGGCCGCCTGACCGAGCTGTTTACAGGTCTTGAGGTGGTGGATACGCGCGAGGGGATCGAGTTGCGAGATATCGGTGGCGGCCGGGACGGGGAAGGAGATGACCCCCACACTTGGCTCGATCCGAAGCTGGTAAAAATCCAGACGCAGACTATCTGCGAGGCGCTGATCCGCGCAGACCGGGCCTGCGCTGCAACCTACCGGGCCAATCTCGCCTCTTACCATCGGGAGCTCGACAGCCTGAGCAGCGAGATCGGCGGCCTGCTGGCCCCCTACCGCGGCAGGTCGGTCTATGTCCATCACCCGGCGTTCGGCTATTTTCTCGATGCCTTCGGCCTGGGCCAGGAAGCGGTCCAGCTCGGCGGTCGGGAACCGTCGGCCCGTGAGCTGGCCGCGCTGGTCGATAAAATGAGGGCCGAAAGAGTGCGCACCCTGTTTGTCCAGCCGGAATTCCCCTCGCCGGTGGCCGAC encodes:
- a CDS encoding CopG family transcriptional regulator, which gives rise to MTKNNPKQEIVTFKVDSSLLEVLKDLPNRSEFIRRSILGALDNVCPLCQGSGVLSPNQKKHWDKFSADHELTECDSCHEIHLICAHPGSGAE
- a CDS encoding ABC transporter substrate-binding protein, with the protein product MRLLPRNPPDLCPPRERRGMKELATGFRILALAAWTAALVGNAHGEIVRAFVSIPPQLEFVRKIGGDRVAVEVLLARGQSPHSFDPPPRTVARLGESRFFFRAGVPYEDRLAGRLTELFTGLEVVDTREGIELRDIGGGRDGEGDDPHTWLDPKLVKIQTQTICEALIRADRACAATYRANLASYHRELDSLSSEIGGLLAPYRGRSVYVHHPAFGYFLDAFGLGQEAVQLGGREPSARELAALVDKMRAERVRTLFVQPEFPSPVADALSMALDCKVVRIDPLAPDYMDNLRRMAALIAGALARQN